The Candidatus Eisenbacteria bacterium genomic sequence GAGGCCCGGAGGCGAGGCTAGGCGGCGCGGGCCAGCCGGGGCAGGCGGACATGGACACGGCCCTCGCCGTCCAGCGAGAGTTCGAGGCGGGCCGCGTCGGGGCCCAGCCCCGGCCCCACGGCGAGCACCGCGATGCCACGGGCGATCAGTTCGTCCAGGCCCGAGAGTTCGCAGCCGGGCCCGTCCCAGATGACCAGGTCCGCCCGCAGGCAGGCGGCCAGGGGCGCGAACTGGGCCGGCTCGATGGCGCCGCCGGGAAGGTACTGGAGGGGAAGATCCAGGTTGAACAGCCGTGCCACCGGTTCGGGACTGCCCCACGCCACGGTGAGGCCGCGCTCGAACGCCACGCGTGCGGCCGCGGCCAGGAACAGGCTCTTGCCGCACCCGCGCGGGCCGGCCACTTCGGTGAGCGGCGCGGCCAGCAGTGCCGGCCATCCCAGGTCGTCCGGCAGGCACACCCGGTCAGGTTCCGGGGCCGAGGTGTGCAGCGCGCGCACCAGCAGCATGGGTCCGGAGACATCCTCACCGTAGACCACGCGGAAGGGGGTGCCCGACGGGGAACGCGGCAGGGCCCCCTGGCCCGGGGCGAGCACCGCGCCCGGGGGCGAAAGCAGCCGCAGCAGCTCGTCGAACTGCCCCTCTCCCA encodes the following:
- a CDS encoding DUF4388 domain-containing protein gives rise to the protein MAPRPQTHELSGDLGLLSLFELCQTLSMNSVSGTLRLEGELGRGYLYFEGGRIINGLDERQREGERAVRSLFLWKDARFQFQSGPVSASRVIEEATQSFLLDVAREQDEAGSSRGGEDSRVERLKSHDALRQAFARIAHDARRSPGASRQEQASALLEQLASVHGAEMLLRPGRPSLARQAGGWVRLGQEPMGEGQFDELLRLLSPPGAVLAPGQGALPRSPSGTPFRVVYGEDVSGPMLLVRALHTSAPEPDRVCLPDDLGWPALLAAPLTEVAGPRGCGKSLFLAAAARVAFERGLTVAWGSPEPVARLFNLDLPLQYLPGGAIEPAQFAPLAACLRADLVIWDGPGCELSGLDELIARGIAVLAVGPGLGPDAARLELSLDGEGRVHVRLPRLARAA